From the genome of Modestobacter marinus:
CACGAGCTCGAGCGTCGCTCCGAGGTTGGCCGTCCGGCGCCGGATCCAGAGGCCGAGCAGCACGGGCAGGATCAGCAGCACCAGGCTGGCCACCACGTTCGAGGTCGGCACGTCGATGCCCTCGGCCAGCGCGCCGCCGTAGAGCAGCAGCATGAGCGGGGCGAGCACTATGGCCGCGACCGTCGTCCCGATCGTGACCACGACGCTGAGGGCGAGGTTGGCCCGGGCGAAGTAGGTGTACAGGTTCGACGTCGTGCCGCCGGGCATGCAGCCGACGATCACCAGGCCGATCGCCAGCGCCGGGGGCAGCCGGAGCAGCCAGGCCAGCGAGAAGGCGATCAACGGCATGATGGCGAACTGCCCCGCGACCGCCAGGGCGAGGTACCGGGGACGGTGGAGCTCGTCGCCCAGGTCGCGGAAGGTCATCGCCGCGCCCATGCCCAGCATCACCGCGGCGAGGACGGCGGTGAGCATCGCCTGCTCGAACGGGCCGACCACCGCCGTCAGCTCCCGGCCTGCGGGGCCGGCAGCGGCGCGGCCGTCTGCGCTGCCCGGACGTCCTTGCGCAGGACCTTGCCGATCGGCGACGTGGGCAGCTCGGCGGTGAACACCACCTCGCGCGGCACCTTGTACCCGGTCAGGCGCTCCGCCGCCCACGCACGCACCTGGTCGGCGGTCAGCGCCGGGTCGGTGCGGACGACGACGGCGCGCACCCGCTCTCCGGACGCGGCGTCCGGCACGCCGACCACCGCGGCCCCGCGGATGCCCGGATGCGCGGTGAGCACCTCCTCCACCTCGGTCGGGTACACGTTGAAGCCGCTGACCAGGACCAGGTCCTTCTTCCGGTCCACCAGGCGCACGAAGCCGTCGGCGTCCACGACGGCGATGTCGCCGGTGCGGAGCTCGCCGTCCCGCAGCACCGCAGTGGTCTCCTCCGGCCGGCGCCAGTAGCCCGCCATCACCTGCGGGCCGCGGGCGCACAGCTCCCCGGGCTCGCCGGCCGGCACGGTCCGCCCCTCGTCGTCGGCGCAGCGGAGTCCCGTCCCCGGCACCGGGACGCCGACGGTGCCCGGCCGCGCCCGGCCGTCGAGCGGGTTGAAGCTGAGCACCGGCGAGGCCTCCGTCAGGCCGTAGCCCTCGACGACGGGGACGCCCGTGACCTGCTCCCATCGGTGCGCGACCGAACCGTGCAGCGCCATGCCTCCAGCGACCGCCGCCCGCAGCGTCGGCGGTGGGTGGTCGAGGAACCACTGCTCGCGGCACAGGCCGTCGAACAACGTGTTCACCCCGGTGAACCACGTGACGGGGTGGTTCTCCAGCGCTCGCTTCAGGTTGCTCAACGGCCGGGGGTTGGGGATCAGCACGTTGTGCCCCCCGCGGCGGTGGAAGCCCAGCAGGTTCACCGTGAAGGCGAACACGTGGTAGAGCGGCAGGGCGGTGAGCACCGTCTCGCGGCCGGGTCGCACCGCGTCGCCGACGAAGGCCAGCATCTGCTCGCAGTTCACCAGCAGGTTGTGGTTGGTGAGCATCGCCCCCTTGCTCACCCCGGTCGTGCCGCCGGTGTACTGCAGTGCCGCGATGTCCCCGGGGTGGAGGTCCTCCCAGTACCGACGGGCGTCGTCGTCCCCGAGCTGCGCCCGTCCCCGGCGCAGCGCATCGGCCAGCGCCGTGGCCGGGTAGGGGACCGGTGGCAGCGCCCGGTCCCAGTACCGCTGCACCAGCCGAACGATGCCGGCGACGTGGCGTGGGAGGAACTCGGTGACGCGTGCCAGGACCACGGGTGGGTTCCCGAGGGCCGGCAGCACCGGCGTCAGCCGGTCGGCGAAGAGGTCCACCACGACGATCGCGGCGACCTGGGCGTCGGCGTACTGCCGCTGCAGCTCGGCCGTGGTGTACAGCGGGTTGGTGTTCACCAGCACGCAGCCGGCCTTGAGGACGCCGAAGGCGACGACGGGGTAGGCGAGGCAGTTGGGCATCTGCACGGCCACCCGGTCGCCTCGGGCCAGCCCGAGCTCCGCGCGCAGGTAGGCGGCGAAGGCGTCGGCGGCCCGGTCGGTCTCGGTGAAGGTGAGCCGGCCGTTCATGCCGTTGGGCAGGCAGACGGTGAACGCCGTCGCTGCCCCGTGTTCCGCAGCCGAGGCGGTGAGCATCGCGGGGAGGCTGCCGAACGGGACATGCGGGACGGGAGGCGTGCCGCGCCGGTCCGACCGGCTCGGTAGCGTGGCTGCGTCGACACCGAGGGGCGGGACGGGCCCGTCGGGGGAGCTGCTCACAGCAGGTCCTCCTCCCCGGTCTCCCGGTGGAAGTCGAACGCGGGGGCGCGCGGCTGGAGCCCCGGCGCCGGGGCGGTGATGGCGCGCACCGTCGTCTCGCCGGCCCGGGCGAAGGTGAGTGTCAGCTCCACCGAGTGGGCCGCGGTCCTCCGTTCGGCGAGCCCGGTCAGGGTGACGGTGGGGCCCTCCGGGTCGCTGCCCACGAAGACCTTCGCGTCGGACGGGAGGGAGAGGCCCGGTCCACCTCCGCCGGCCCCGATCGTCGCGCCGGTGAACGGTGCACCGGTCACGGCGACCAGCTCGTCGTCGACGCGACCGCCGTTGACGATGACCATGGTGAGCTCGACCGGATCACCTGGGTCGTGGACGCCGTCGGGTGGGTGGGCCAGCGCCGCTGCGCGCACGGTGATGTCCCCGATCCGGGTGGTGCCGCCCGTGCGGTCACGCTCCTGCGTGGCGGTCTGGGCGACCTGCCCCGCGCTGCACCCGCTGAGCACCAGGGCCGCGATCGGGAGCACGGCGACCAGCGCTGCCCGCCGTTTCCGGATCACTGCGCTGCCCCCGGGGGCAGCCCCGCCCGATCCGCCAGGACGTCGACGCCGTCCATCCAGGGGACTCGGGGCGCGCGGCTGTGCACCCGCCTCACGACCGCGCCCACGAGCCGGCCCGGAGGGGGCGTCGAGCGCGGGGTCGTCGTGCCACGGCTGCGGTCCGGACGCCGGTCGCGGGGCCCTGCTGATCGAGGTCATGATCACGCTCCCCTGCAGTGTGCACTTATAGCGCAGATTGTTACGCGAAAAGCTCATCATGTGAAGGCGTGCGGGCGTCCCCTGGTTCACGTCATGGGTACGGGAGCACGGTCCGGACGAGTCATCGACCGAGCCGCTCGTCCGATGTGAGCAGGACCGGTACGAGGAGCCGCGCCCCCGTCGCCCGACGGGACGGATGCCGCCCTGTCGTGGCCGGTCCATGACCCGAGTGGCGTGGGTCGACGCAGGAGGAGAGGGCGTCGACGACGACGGCCCGTCGACCCCCGGGGTGATGGCGGGCCGCGCCTGCAGTTCGTGCGTGGAGCGGGTGACCGGGATCGAACCGGCATGGCCAGCTTGGAAGGCTGGGGCTCTACCATTGAGCTACACCCGCATGCGTACCGCGGCAGCCTATCCCGTGCCCGCGCGGCGCCGTCCGCAGGCCGTCGGCCTAGACTCGCCGGTGGCCACGGGGTGTAGCGCAGCTTGGTAGCGCACCTGCTTTGGGAGCAGGGGGCCGCAGGTTCAAATCCTGTCACCCCGACACCGCCGTGAGGTCTGGAAGACTCGCGGGCACGATCGGCCACCGTCCCCACGGAGGCCGCGCCCACCCCCGTCGTACCTGAGGAGCACGCCGCTGTGAAGAGCACCATCGAGAACCTGGGCCCGACCCGGGTCCGGCTCGCGATCGAGGTGCCGTGGAGCGACCTGGACCACGCCTTCGGTGAGGTCTACAAGGAGCTGGGCAAGCAGGTGCGCGTTCCCGGCTTCCGCCCCGGCAAGGTCCCCAACCGCGTGCTCGACCAGCGCATCGGCCGCCCGGTCGTGCTCGAGCAGGTCGTCCAGCACGCCGTCCCGGAGGTCTACTCCGAGGCGATCCGGGAGAACCAGGTCCGCGTCATCAGCCAGCCCGACGTCGAGGTCACCCGCCTCGACGACGGCGAGGCCCTCGCCTTCACCGCCGAGGTCGACGTCGCCCCCACCCTCGAGCTGCCCCCGCTGGACTCCCTGGCCGTGACCGTCGACGACGTCGAGGTCACCGACGAGGAGATCGACCAGCAGATCAGCGTCATGCGCGAGCGCTTCTCCACCCTCTCCGGTGTCGAGCGCGCGGCCGAGGACGGCGACTTCGTCTCCATCGACCTGGAGGCCACGCTGAACGGCGAGGTGCTCGAGGACGGCAGCACCACCGGGATGTCCTACGAGGTCGGCTCCGGCAACCTGATGAACGGCCTGGACGAGGCCGTGCGCGGGCTGTCCGCCGACGAGAGCGCCACGTTCTCCACCGCCCTCCTCGCCGGTGACCAGGCCGGTGAGATGGCCGACGTGACCGTCACCGTGCGGTCGGTCAAGGCCAAGGAGCTGCCGGAGCTGGACGACGAGTTCGCCTCGATCGCCAGCGAGTTCGACACCCTGGACGAGCTGCGCGAGGACGTCCGCACCCGGCTGGCCCGCACCAAGGTGCTGCAGCAGGGTGCGCAGGCCCGCGACAAGCTGGTCGAGCACCTGCTCGAGACCATCGAGGTCCCGGTGCCGGAGAAGCTGGTCGAGCAGGAGCTGAGCTGGCGCAGCCAGGCCATGGAGCGCGAGCTCCAGCAGGCCGGCATGGACTGGGACGCCTACTTCTCGATGGCCGAGGTCGAGAGCCGCGAGGCCTACGACGCCGAGATGCGCGAGAACGTCGAGAAGGCGGTCAAGACGCAGTTCGTGCTCGACTCGATCGCCGACGCCCGCGAGGTCACCGTCGACAACGAGGACCTCTCCGCGCAGATCATGGCGCAGGCCCAGCGCAACCGGGTCAGCCCCGAGCAGTACGCCCAGCAGCTCCAGCAGGGCAACAACATCGCCGAGTTCGTCGCCGACGTGCGGCGCACCAAGGCGCTGGCCCAGCTGCTGGAGGAGACGACGATCACCGACAAGTCGGGCAACGTCGTCGACCTGGAGGCGCTGCGTCCCCGCACCGTCGCCGCCGACGCGACCGAGGACGCCGACGCCGCTGAGGCGGCCGAGGCCGACGCCGTCGAGGCCGACGCTGCCGAGGAGACCGACACCGAGGCGACGGCCGACAAGGCCTGACCCACCCGGCACACCGCGCCGCCCGTACCCAGCTGGGTGCGGGCGGCGCTGTCGTTCCCGGGACCCGGACCCCGGCGCCGCTGCGCCCACGGCGAACACCGGCCCGCGCCGGGAGGAACCGGTCGGGGGTGCGCGTTAGGGTCGACGTGACACTCAGGCAAGCCTGAAGGACGACTCCACGAGGCCGCACCGACGACCGGCACCGAGGGTCGTCCGCAGCGTCGTCGGTCGCCCCACGACCACCGGCCAACCCGTTCCACGAGACCGACTGCACCGCAGTCCTACGGAGGTCACCGCACCCGTGAGCAACTCAGACCTGATCACCGCCAGCGCGCCGCTGATGCGCGCCGGCGGCTCGATGATGAACCTCAACGACTCGGTCTACGAGCGCCTGCTGCGTGAGCGGATCATCTTCCTCGGCAGCCAGGTCGACGACGTCATCGCCAACCAGCTCGCCGCGCAGATGCTGCTGCTGTCCGCAGAGGACCCCAAGCGCGACATCCACCTCTACATCAACTCGCCCGGCGGCTCCGTCACCGCCGGCATGGCGATCTTCGACACGATGCAGTTCATCGACTGCGACGTCGCCACCTACGCGATGGGCCTGGCCGCCTCGATGGGCCAGTTCCTGCTCACCGCCGGCACCAAGGGCAAGCGCTACTCGCTGCCCCACACGCGGATCCTGATGCACCAGCCCTCGGCCGGCGTCGGCGGCACCGCCTCCGACATCGCCATCCAGGCCGAGCTGTTCCGCAACACCAAGGCCCAGCTCAACGAGCTGCAGGCGCAGTTCACCGGGCAGACGGTCGAGCAGATCGAGAAGGACTCCGACCGCGACCGCTGGTTCACCGCGCAGGAAGCCCTCGAGTACGGCTTCGTCGACCACGTGGTGACCCGCGCGGAGACCATGACCTCGACCGACAACCCGGTCACCGACGGACCGGAGAAGTGACCATGAGCAGCAGCTTCGAGATGCCCTCCAGCCGGTACATCCTGCCCTCCTTCGTGGAGCGCACGAGCTACGGCATGAAGGAGTCGAACCCGTACAACAAGCTCTTCGAGGAGCGCATCATCTTCCTCGGGGTGCAGGTCGACGACGCGTCGGCCAACGACGTCATGGCGCAGCTGATCACGCTGGAGTCCAACGACCCCGACCGTGACATCACCATGTACATCAACAGCCCCGGTGGCTCGTTCACCGCGCTGACGGCCATCTACGACACGATGATGTTCGTCCGGCCCGACATCCAGACCGTCTGCATGGGCCAGGCCGCCTCCGCGGCCGCCGTCCTGCTGGCCGCCGGGACGAAGGGCAAGCGCCTGGCGCTGCCGTACTCCCGGGTGCTGATCCACCAGCCCTCCGGTGAGGCCGGCGGTCAGGTCACCGACCTGGAGATCCACGCCCGCGAGATCGAGCGGGTGCGCACCCAGATGGAGAGCATCCTGGCCCGGCACACCGGGCAGACGCAGGAGCAGGTCCGCAAGGACATCGACCGGGACAAGATCCTCACGGCCGAGGAGGCCATGGAGTACGGGATCGTCGACCAGGTCATCCAGAGCCGCAAGCTCAACGCCCTGCCGGCCTGATCTGCTGATCGGACGGGCCGAGAGCGCGCGTGTCGCGCTCTCGGCCCGTACCGTTCTCCCATCCCGCCTCCCGGCGGCTGCCTGACTCCGCCGGGTCGTGGGGGAGGGCCGGGACGGGTGTTACGGGCCGGGCGACCCGGGTGAGTTCCTGCCCGGGAACGTCGGAGCAGCCGGGTAGGTTCGGCGAACGCCCGATCCCCGGTCGACGACCGCAGGGGCACCGGACGCCAGCGCGAAGGGCGTCGACGAGGGCATGACACAGCACGTACCAACGGGACCGCGGCAGCGCCGTCCCATTCGAGGTGGAGGTCAGCCAGGTGGCACGTATCGGTGAGAGCGGCGACCTGCTCAAGTGCTCGTTCTGCGGGAAGAGCCAGAAGCAGGTCAAGAAGCTCATCGCTGGCCCCGGGGTCTACATCTGCGACGAGTGCATCGACCTCTGCAACGAGATCATCGAGGAAGAGCTCTCGGAGTCCTCGGACCTCAAGTTCGACGAGCTGCCCAAGCCCAAGGAGATCCACGACTTCCTCGAGCAGTACGTCATCGGCCAGGACCAGGCCAAGCGCACGCTCGCCGTCGCCGTCTACAACCACTACAAGCGGGTGCAGGCCGGCGGTGACCGCGCTCGCGACGAGGGCGTCGAGCTCGCCAAGTCCAACATCCTGCTGATGGGCCCGACCGGGTGTGGCAAGACCCACCTGGCGCAGACCCTCGCCCGGATGCTGAACGTCCCCTTCGCCATCGCCGACGCCACGGCGCTGACCGAGGCTGGCTACGTCGGCGAGGACGTCGAGAACATCCTGCTCAAGCTGATCCAGGCGGCCGACTACGACGTCAAGCGCGCCGAGACCGGGATCATCTACATCGACGAGGTCGACAAGATCGCCCGCAAAAGCGAGAACCCGTCGATCACCCGCGACGTCTCCGGTGAGGGCGTGCAGCAGGCGCTGCTGAAGATCCTCGAGGGCACGACCGCGTCGGTGCCCCCGCAGGGTGGCCGCAAGCACCCGCACCAGGAGTTCATCCAGATCGACACCACCAACGTGCTGTTCATCGTCGGTGGCGCCTTCGCCGGGCTGGACCAGGTAATCGAGGCCCGCACCGGCAAGCAGGGCATCGGCTTCGGCGCCGAGGTCCGCGGCAAGGCCGAGATCGAGGAGGCCAACGCCTTCGCCCAGGTCATGCCCGAGGACCTGCTGAAGTTCGGCATGATCCCCGAGTTCATCGGCCGGCTGCCGGTGATCACCAGCGTGCAGAAGCTCGACCGCACCGCGCTGATGAACATCCTCACCGAGCCGAAGAACGCCCTGGTGCGCCAGTACCGGCGGCTGTTCGAGCTGGACGGGGTGGAGCTGGAGTTCACCGACGACGCGCTCGAGTCGATCGCCGACCAGGCCATCCTGCGGGGCACCGGTGCCCGCGGGCTGCGGGCGATCATGGAGGAGGTGCTCCAGTCGGTGATGTACGACATCCCCAGCCGCGAGGACGTCGCCACCGTCGTCATCACCCGCGAGGTCGTGCTGGAGCACGTGAACCCGACGATCGTCCCCCGCAAGCCCGCCCGCGCCCCCCGCGAGAAGTCCGCCTAGGCCACCGGGTCACCCGACAGCCCGTTCCCCTTCCGGGGGAGCGGGCCGTCGCCGTTCCCAGCAGGAAGAGCGTGCGGGAACTGCTGCTCAGGGCGGTCCGGGCTGGCACTCCGCGCCCGCTGTAGGCCCCCTCCACAGGTGGCACCTGTGGGTGGTCGGGGGCGGGCAGGCTTGCGCCGTGCGACCTGATCCCGATGCCGTCGTCGGACCCACCGGGTGGACGACCTGGGCGCAGCTGACCCGGCAGCTCAGCCCGACGACCGTGCGGGCCTGGGTGGCCACCGGGCGGCTCGTCCAGCTCGGCCCGGCCCGCTACGCGACCCCGGCAGCGGCCGGGCGGTGGCGCACCAGGGTGGCCGCAGCGCTGCACGAGAGGGACGCGGTCGCCAGCCACACCACCGCGCTGGCGCTGTGGGGACTGCTGGCACCGCCGGCCGGCCCAGTGCACGTCACCGTCCACACCGGCGCCAGCGGCCGGGGGTCGGCGGCGGTGGTCCGCCACCGGGGGCTGGACGTGGACTGGCACCGCCGGAGGGCCGACGGGCTGCCGGTGACCTCGGTCGAGCGTTCGCTGGTCGACGCCTGGGCGTGCCCGGCCGGGGTCGACCGGGAGGACCTCCGAGGTGCGGCGATCACCGCCGTCCGGAACCGGCTGTGCACGGCATCCGCGGTCGCGGACGAGCTCGTCCTGCGGCCACGCCTGCCTGGTCGCCGCGAGCTGGTCGAGCTGGTGCAGCTGCTCGCCGACGGCTGCCAGAGCGAGCTGGAGATCTGGGGCTGCCTCCGGGTGCTGCGCGGGCCAGGCATGCCCCGCTTCGTTCAGCAACGCCCGCTCGTCCTGGCTGGGAAGCGGGTCTTCCTGGACGTCGCCTACGAGGAGGTGCTGCTGGCGGTCGAGCTGGACGGCGCCGCGTGGCACGGCTCTCGGGAGCAGCGGGAGCGTGACATCCGCCGGGATGCGCTGGCCGCGACACTCGGGTGGCAGACGCTCCGGTTCGGCCACCGCCGGCTCACCGGATCACCCGACGAGTGCCGCCGCCTCATCTGCGCCACCCACGACGCGCGCCGCCGGTTGTTCGACGGTGGGCGCTGAGTGACAGGTCCTGGGTGCGGGACCGGCACTCAGCGCCCACCGTTCGGCGGTCAGCTCTCGGTGGGGGTCTCGGCCAGGACGACGTCGACGTGGAGCGGGCCCTCGCCGGCCACCACGGTCAGTTCCGCGATCCGGCCGGCGTCCACCAGGTCACCCCGGGCGGCCTCGACCGCGGCCTTCCGCGCCTCGGGGACGGTCACCGTCGTCGTCGCGACGTCGGTGCGCATCGAGGTCTTCGCGTCGGACTTCGCCTTGCGGACCAGCGACAGCACCTCGGCCGCCGCCGTCACCACCGCCGGGTCGCCGCCGGTCGGCAGCTCGGTGGCGGTGGGCCACAGGGCGCGGTGCACCGAGCCGGTCTGCCACCAGGACCAGACCTCCTCGGTCACGAACGGCAGCACCGGGGCGAGCAGCCGCAGCTGCACCGACAGCGCCAGCGCCAGCGTCGCCTGCGCGGACGCGGCCTCGGGGCCGGTGCCGTACGCCCGGGTCTTCACCAGCTCCACGTAGTCGTCGCAGAACGACCAGAAGAACGACTCGGTGACCTCGAGCGCCCGGGTGTAGTTGTAGGCCTCCATCGCCGCGGTCGCCTCGTCGACGACCTGGGCCAGCGACGCGAGCAGCCCGCGGTCGATCGGCTCGGTGACCGCCTCGGCGGTCAGGTCGGGGGAGGCGCCCAGCCCGAGCACGAACTTGCCGATGTTGAGCACCTTCATCGCCAGCCGCCGGCCGACCTTCATCTGCGCCTCGTCGAACGGGCTGTCCGCCCCCGGCCGGGCGCCGGCGGCGCGCCAGCGCACCGCGTCGGTGCCGTAGCGCTCCAGCACGTCGATCGGGGTCGTCGCGTTGCCCTTGGACTTCGACATCTTCTTGCGGTCGGGGTCGACGACGAAGCCCGAGATGGTCGCGTGCGTGAACGGCACCGAACCGTGCTCGAAGTGCGCCCGGACGACGGTGGAGAACAGCCAGGTGCGGATGATGTCGTGCGCCTGGGGCCGCTGGTCCATCGGGAAGACGTGCGCGAACAGCTCCGGGTCGGTCTCCCAGCCGGAGGCGACCTGCGGCGACAGCGAGGAGGTGGCCCAGGTGTCCATCACGTCGGGGTCGGCCATGAACCCGCCGGGCACCCCGCGCTGGTCGGCGGTGAAGCCCTCGGGGACGTCGGAGGACGGGTCGACCGGCAGTGCGGACTCCGGCGCCAGGATCGGCGAGGTGTAGTCGGGCTCGCCCTCGGCGTCGAGTGAGTACCAGACCGGGAACGGGACGCCGAAGAACCGCTGCCGGCTGATCAGCCAGTCGCCGTTGAGCCCCTCGACCCAGTTGTCGTAGCGGTGCCGCATGTGCTCGGGCACCCACTGGATCTCCCGGCCGCGGGCCAGCAGGGCGTCCCGCAGGTCGCCGTCCCGGCCGCCGTTGCGGATGTACCACTGGCGGGTGGTGACGATCTCCAGCGGGCGCTCGCCCTTCTCGAAGAACTTCACCGGGTGGGTGATCGGCTTCGGGTCACCGACCAGGTCACCGGACTCGCGGAGCAGCTCGACGATCCGCTGCTGGGCGGAGAACGAGGTCTTGCCGGCCAGCTCGCCGTACACGTCGGCGGGGACGCCGGCCGGGGCGTCGGCGACGAAGCGGCCGTCCCAGCCGATCACGGCCCGGGTCGGCAGCTGCAGCTCCCGCCACCAAGTGACGTCGTTGAGGTCGCCGAAGGTGCAGATCATCGCGATGCCCGAGCCCTTGTCCGGCTCGGCCAGCCGGTGCGCGACGACCGGGACCTCGACCCCGAACAGGGGAGTGCGGACGGTCTTCCCGAACAGCGGCTGGTACCGCTCGTCGTCCGGGTGGGCGACCAGGGCGACGCACGCGGGCAGCAGCTCGGGGCGGGTGGTCTCGATGAAGACCGGGCCGTCGGCACCGTGGAAGCCGATGCGGTGGTAGGCGCCCGGCCGCTCCCGGTCCTCCAGCTCGGCCTGGGCGACCGCGGTGCGGAAGGTGACGTCCCAGAGGGTCGGCGCCTCTTGGGCGTAGGCCTCACCACGGGCCAGGTTGTGCAGGAACATCTTCTGCGCGGTGGCCCGGGAGGACTCCGAGATCGTCCGGTAGACGTTGGACCAGTCGACCGACAGCCCGACCCGGCGCCACAGCTCCTCGAAGGCGGCCTCGTCGACCGCGGTGAGCCGCTCACAGAGCTCGACGAAGTTGCGCCGGGAGATCGGCAGCTGGTCCTTGCCCGGCTTCTCCGGCGGGGTGAACGACTCGTCGTAGGGCAGCGAGGGGTCGCAGCGCACGCCGTAGTAGTTCTGCACCCGGCGCTCGGTCGGCAGGCCGTTGTCGTCCCAGCCCATCGGGTAGAAGACGTGCTTGCCGCGCATCCGGTGGTAGCGGGCGACGATGTCGGTGTGCGTGTAGCTGAACACGTGGCCGACGTGCAGCGAGCCGCTCGCGGTGGGCGGCGGGGTGTCGATCGCGTAGGTCTGCGCGCGGGGGGCGGCCAGCGCGGCGTCCCGGTCGAAGGCGTAGGTGTCGTCCTCGGCCCAGCGGGCGACCCACTTGGTCTCCAGCCCGTCGATGGAGGGCTTGTCGGGTACACCGACGGCGGTCCCCGGGGGAGTGCTGTCCAGGGGGCGGGTGTCAGCGACCATGACTGGCATCCTAAGAGCGATGAGCACCTCACTTCCCCGTGACCTGGCCCGGGTCGAGCAGGCGCTCCTGGCGCGGTGGCCGGAGAACCGGCTCGAGCCGTCGCTGACCCGCATCTCCGCCCTGGTCGACCTGCTGGGCTCCCCGCACCGGGCGATGCCCGTCGTCCAGGTCACCGGCACCAACGGCAAGACCACGACCGCGCGCATGATCGACGAGCTGCTGCGCGGCTTCGGCCTGCGGGTGGGCCGGTTCACCAGCCCGCACCTGGAGTCGATGCGCGAGCGGATCGTGCTCGACGGCGAGCCGCTGCCGGCCGAGCGCTTCGTCGAGGTCTACGACGACATCGCGCCCTACGTGCAGATGGTCGACGCGGGCAGCGACGTCCCGATGTCCTTCTTCGAGGTGACGGTGGCGATGGCCTACGCCGCCTTCGCCGAGGCACCGGTCGACGTCGCCGTCATCGAGGTCGGCATGGGCGGCACCTGGGACGCGACCAACGTCGCCGACGCCCGGGTCGCCGTCGTCACCCCGGTCTCGCTGGACCACGCCGAGTACCTCGGGCCGGACGTCGCCACGATCGCCACCGAGAAGGCCGGGATCATCAAGCCGACCGCCGAGGACGCCGTGCTGCCCGACGGGCGCCCGGACGGCGGCGTCGTCGCGGTGCTCGCCCACCAGCCGGCCGGTGCGCTGGAGGCGCTGGTGCGGCGGGCGATCGAGGTCGACGCGACCGTGGCCCGGGAGGGCACCGAGTTCGGCGTGCTCGAGCGCCGGGTCGCCGTCGGCGGGCAGCAGGTGCGCCTGCAGGGCCTGGGCGGCGAGTACGACGAGGTGTTCCTGCCGCTGTTCGGCGCGCACCAGGCGCAGAACGCCGCCGTGGCGCTGGCCGCGGTGGAGGCGTTCCTGGGCGCGGGGTCGGCCACCGGCCCGGTCGCCCAGGACGTCGTCCGGGAGTCCTTCGCCGCGGTCCGCTCGCCCGGCCGGCTGGAGCGGGTGCGCACCTCCCCGGCGGTGCTGGTCGACGCCGCGCACAACCCGGCCGGCATGGCGGCCACCGTCGAGGCGGTCCGGGAGTCCTTCGACTTCACCCGGCTGGTCGGCGTCGTCGGCTGCGTCCAGGGCAAGGACGTCCCCGGCATGCTCGCCGAGCTGGAGGGCCTGTGCGCCGAGCTGGTGGTCACCCAGAACAGCTCGCCGCGGGCCATCCCGGCCGACGAGCTGGGGGCCCTGGCGGTCGACGTCTTCGGTGCCGACCGGGTCAGCGTGCACCCGCTGCTCACCGACGCGCTGGAGTCGGCGATGGAGCTGGCCGAGGCCGGCCCGGACGACGCACTCGGCGGGTCCGGCGTGCTGGTCACCGGCAGCGTGATCACCGCGGGGGAGGCCCGGGCCCTGCTGTCCGGCACGCAGCGGTGACCGCACCCGACCCGGTGCGCGCCGGCAAGGCCCTCGGCGGGGCCGCCGCGGCGATCCTGTTCCTGGAGGGGATCGCCGTCCTCTTCGTGCCGCGGGGCATCGCCCAGACCGACGACGGGCTGACCGGCACCCGGCTGACCGTGCTGCTCGTGCTGGCGGCGCTGCTGATCCTGGCCAGCGGGGTGCAGCGCCGTCCGCAGGGTCTGGTCATCGGCACGGCGCTGCAGGTCCCGCTGCTGCTCACCGGGCTGCTCAGCGGGGCGATGTGGCTGGTC
Proteins encoded in this window:
- a CDS encoding DUF4233 domain-containing protein; amino-acid sequence: MTAPDPVRAGKALGGAAAAILFLEGIAVLFVPRGIAQTDDGLTGTRLTVLLVLAALLILASGVQRRPQGLVIGTALQVPLLLTGLLSGAMWLVGGLFVAIWLYLLQVRKELLGSQFGPPPAAPPPPPAG